One stretch of Arachis duranensis cultivar V14167 chromosome 1, aradu.V14167.gnm2.J7QH, whole genome shotgun sequence DNA includes these proteins:
- the LOC127746489 gene encoding transcription factor MYC2 — MTDYRSTPTMNLWNDENSSVMEAFMSSSDLSSLWLPPPQSAASTSTSAAPPPQQQQPPPPPPFNQETLQHRLQALIEGARESWTYAIFWQCSYDYSNGLTLLGWGDGYYKGEEDKGKAIKATSFEQQQHRKKVLRELNSLISGPSASGDEAVDEEVTDTEWFFLISMTQHFVSGTGLPGQAFFNSNPVWVAGPDRLLGSGCDRARQGQSFGIQTIVCIPSANGVVELGSTELIFQNPDLMSKVKVLFNFSNSTGDVAGSWPLSSADQGENDPSSLWLNDPSSSAGGIEIRDSVNTAATTTVANNKTVPVVSNPGSSSVVTEAPKNPQQNQGFVLKELNFSSSLKPESGEILSFGENKKGSYGVNSNNGGNNLFSVQSQSQFVSDENKKRRSPTSRSSIEDGILSFTSGVILPPSNVKSGGGGGGDSDHSDLEASVVKEAVEPEKRPRKRGRKPANGREEPLNHVEAERQRREKLNQRFYALRAVVPNVSKMDKASLLGDAISYINELKSKLQGLESEKGELSKQLEDSKKELELASKNSGAAQAAPPPLPAPLDKEQRSRAGVNGKLIDLEIEVKIIGWDAMIRIQCSKKNHPAARLMAALKDLDLEVHHASVSVVNDLMIQQATVNMGSRFYTQEQLMLALSSKVGGGGDAK; from the coding sequence ATGACGGATTACCGGTCGACGCCGACGATGAATCTCTGGAACGATGAAAACTCCTCCGTCATGGAAGCCTTCATGAGCTCCTCCGACCTCTCCTCTCTCTGGCTCCCTCCGCCACAATCCGCTGCCTCCACCTCCACCTCCGCAGCACCCCCACCACAgcaacaacaaccacctcctCCGCCGCCGTTCAACCAGGAAACCCTTCAGCACCGACTCCAAGCCCTAATCGAAGGCGCAAGAGAGAGCTGGACCTACGCAATCTTCTGGCAGTGCTCCTACGACTACTCCAACGGCCTCACACTCTTAGGTTGGGGCGACGGTTACTACAAAGGTGAAGAAGACAAAGGCAAAGCCATAAAAGCGACGTCGTTTGAGCAGCAGCAACACCGTAAGAAGGTTCTTAGAGAATTGAACTCTTTAATTTCAGGTCCTTCAGCTTCTGGCGACGAAGCGGTAGACGAAGAAGTAACCGACACCGAATGGTTCTTTCTTATATCCATGACTCAGCATTTCGTAAGCGGAACAGGCCTTCCTGGTCAGGCTTTCTTTAATTCGAATCCGGTTTGGGTTGCTGGTCCTGACCGGTTATTAGGCTCGGGCTGTGACCGGGCCCGGCAAGGTCAGTCGTTTGGGATACAGACCATAGTTTGTATACCTTCAGCAAACGGCGTGGTTGAGTTGGGTTCCACGGAACTCATTTTTCAGAACCCGGATCTGATGAGTAAGGTGAAGGTCTTGTTCAATTTTAGTAACAGTACTGGTGACGTGGCTGGATCCTGGCCCTTGAGTTCTGCAGATCAAGGAGAGAACGATCCTTCTTCGTTGTGGCTCAACGACCCTTCTTCTTCGGCTGGTGGGATCGAAATTCGAGATTCTGTTAATACGGCTGCCACTACGACGGTTGCCAACAACAAAACGGTGCCGGTTGTATCCAACCCTGGCTCCTCCAGCGTGGTAACCGAAGCTCCGAAGAATCCGCAACAGAATCAGGGGTTTGTGCTGAAGGAATTGAATTTCTCGAGCTCGTTGAAGCCGGAATCTGGCGAGATTCTGAGTTTTGGAGAGAATAAGAAGGGTTCTTATGGTGTAAACAGTAATAACGGTGGAAACAATTTGTTCTCTGTTCAGTCTCAGTCGCAGTTTGTCTCCGATGAGAACAAGAAGAGGAGATCCCCTACTTCGCGGAGCAGCATTGAGGATGGAATACTGTCTTTTACTTCCGGCGTGATCTTGCCGCCTTCCAATGTGAAGTCCGGTGGCGGCGGAGGCGGAGATTCGGATCATTCGGATTTGGAAGCTTCTGTGGTGAAGGAGGCCGTTGAGCCGGAGAAGAGGCCGCGAAAGAGAGGGAGGAAGCCGGCAAACGGAAGGGAGGAGCCGCTCAATCATGTGGAGGCAGAGAGGCAGAGAAGGGAGAAGCTCAATCAGAGGTTTTATGCTCTTCGAGCCGTGGTTCCCAATGTGTCGAAGATGGACAAGGCTTCGCTGTTGGGTGATGCTATCTCATACATCAACGAATTGAAATCGAAGCTACAAGGGCTGGAATCGGAGAAAGGCGAATTGAGCAAGCAATTGGAAGATTCCAAGAAGGAGCTGGAGCTGGCTAGTAAGAATTCAGGGGCTGCACAGGCCGCTCCACCGCCGCTTCCTGCGCCACTGGATAAAGAACAAAGGAGTCGTGCTGGAGTAAATGGGAAATTGATTGATTTGGAGATTGAGGTGAAGATTATTGGTTGGGACGCCATGATTAGGATCCAATGTAGCAAGAAGAACCACCCCGCAGCGAGGCTGATGGCAGCGCTGAAGGACCTGGACTTGGAAGTGCACCATGCCAGTGTGTCAGTGGTGAATGATTTGATGATTCAGCAGGCTACGGTGAACATGGGAAGCCGGTTTTACACACAGGAGCAGCTCATGTTGGCGCTATCGTCCAAAGTTGGCGGAGGCGGAGATGCTAAGTAG